One genomic segment of Caldimonas brevitalea includes these proteins:
- a CDS encoding sensor histidine kinase, whose product MDRSPAHEEMPRGKRLLLAAGTGAGLTLAWVLFSLAAASWITPALPGADAPAQARLLVWVFVVGLGLMMALAWWFGRRLDALSVERRQAQSHRQALQQLLSEWYWETDAAHRLTVLRPPQGAAVRDWHFEGRLGRTLWDDFGSEPELWSAHRQMLDAHEPFLGLPAHRREPDGRSSLWLLRGVPRYDAEGRFTGYLGCARNVSARAELQFDRQIGMQLLDTVPSAVLLAESLPTDGAAPRYLIRHCNELAARRIGDSREKLIGRDVLTSVGRVAEWPLAPVHQRLGLPAPDAAASAPPSRAWEAQIDMFTFEHGGTRRQALLLVFTPPTASADEAAQLERQAAERELESFSYTVSHDLRAPIRVVEGFTKILKEDYGRSLDRIGNDHLDRVLGAAARMNGMIDALLALSQLSAKPVQQQPVNLTQLATYILDDLKRQSPERAVEVHIRPGMTAQGDPTLLRVVLDNLLGNAWKYSAKRDKAVIEFGCTQQDGRTVYHVRDNGAGFDMRFADRLFGVFQRLHSASDFQGTGVGLASVQRIVRRHGGQIWAESEVGQGATFYFTLGEAKRGN is encoded by the coding sequence ATGGACCGTTCCCCTGCCCACGAGGAGATGCCGCGCGGCAAACGCCTGCTCCTTGCCGCCGGCACCGGGGCCGGGTTGACGCTCGCCTGGGTGCTGTTCAGCCTGGCCGCCGCCAGCTGGATCACGCCCGCACTGCCCGGCGCCGACGCGCCGGCGCAGGCACGCCTGCTGGTCTGGGTGTTCGTCGTCGGGCTGGGCCTGATGATGGCGCTGGCCTGGTGGTTCGGTCGCCGACTCGATGCACTGTCGGTCGAACGCCGCCAGGCACAGAGCCACCGACAGGCCTTGCAGCAGTTGTTGTCCGAGTGGTACTGGGAAACTGACGCCGCACACCGGCTGACGGTCCTGCGGCCACCGCAAGGCGCCGCGGTGCGCGACTGGCACTTCGAGGGACGACTGGGCCGCACCCTGTGGGACGACTTCGGCAGTGAACCCGAGCTGTGGAGTGCCCACCGGCAGATGCTCGACGCGCACGAACCCTTTCTCGGCTTGCCGGCGCACCGCCGCGAGCCCGACGGCCGCAGCAGCCTGTGGCTGCTGCGCGGTGTGCCCCGCTACGATGCCGAGGGCCGCTTCACCGGCTATCTGGGCTGCGCACGCAACGTGTCGGCCCGCGCCGAACTGCAGTTCGACCGCCAGATTGGCATGCAGTTGCTCGACACGGTGCCGAGCGCGGTGCTGTTGGCCGAGTCACTGCCCACCGACGGCGCCGCGCCCCGCTACCTGATCCGGCACTGCAACGAGCTGGCGGCGCGCCGCATCGGCGACAGCCGCGAGAAGCTGATCGGGCGCGACGTGTTGACCTCGGTGGGGCGGGTGGCGGAATGGCCGCTCGCGCCGGTGCACCAGCGCCTCGGCCTGCCGGCCCCGGACGCCGCCGCCTCGGCGCCGCCCTCGCGCGCCTGGGAGGCACAGATCGACATGTTCACCTTCGAACACGGTGGCACGCGGCGCCAGGCCCTGCTGCTGGTGTTCACGCCGCCGACGGCGAGCGCCGACGAAGCGGCGCAGCTGGAGCGGCAGGCCGCGGAGCGCGAGCTCGAGTCGTTCAGCTACACCGTCTCGCACGACCTGCGGGCGCCGATCCGGGTGGTGGAAGGCTTCACCAAGATCCTGAAGGAAGACTACGGCCGCTCGCTCGACCGCATCGGCAACGACCACCTCGACCGGGTGTTGGGCGCGGCGGCGCGCATGAACGGCATGATCGACGCCTTGCTGGCGCTGTCGCAGTTGTCGGCCAAGCCGGTGCAGCAGCAGCCGGTCAACCTGACGCAGCTGGCCACCTACATCCTCGACGACCTGAAACGGCAATCGCCCGAACGGGCCGTGGAGGTGCACATCCGCCCCGGCATGACGGCCCAGGGTGACCCGACCCTGCTGCGGGTCGTGCTCGACAACCTGCTGGGCAACGCCTGGAAGTACAGCGCCAAGCGCGACAAGGCGGTGATCGAATTCGGCTGCACCCAGCAGGACGGCCGCACGGTCTACCACGTGCGCGACAACGGCGCGGGCTTCGACATGCGCTTCGCCGATCGCCTGTTCGGTGTGTTCCAGCGACTGCACAGTGCCAGCGACTTCCAGGGCACCGGCGTCGGTCTGGCGTCGGTGCAGCGTATCGTGCGGCGCCACGGCGGCCAGATCTGGGCCGAATCGGAAGTCGGCCAGGGCGCCACCTTCTACTTCACGCTGGGCGAAGCGAAGCGGGGTAACTGA
- a CDS encoding response regulator has translation MSAVQPDRGKILVVDDDRLVLATLTHGLSQAGYEVVDADNGDDAILLAREHRPALALLDIRMEGKSGFDVAAYLRDHLQIPFMFLSAFSDDETVRKVKELGAVAYLVKPVDIRQIVPAVEAAFTARPSPAPVSPAPAAAAGDAALNAWVAIAVGIAMHRFSVNRREALQRLQKLAQQGGLTLEEQSRRFVEALEMLSAPGGLG, from the coding sequence ATGAGCGCTGTGCAGCCTGACAGAGGCAAGATCCTGGTGGTGGACGACGACCGGCTGGTGCTGGCGACGCTGACCCACGGGCTGTCGCAGGCCGGCTACGAGGTGGTGGATGCCGACAACGGCGACGACGCCATCTTGCTGGCGCGCGAACACCGCCCCGCGCTCGCCCTGCTCGACATCCGCATGGAAGGCAAGAGCGGCTTCGACGTCGCCGCCTACCTGCGCGACCATCTGCAGATTCCCTTCATGTTCCTGTCGGCGTTCTCGGACGACGAGACGGTCCGCAAGGTCAAGGAACTCGGCGCGGTGGCCTATCTGGTGAAGCCGGTCGACATCCGGCAGATCGTGCCCGCCGTCGAGGCCGCGTTCACCGCCCGGCCGTCGCCGGCCCCGGTCTCGCCGGCGCCCGCAGCAGCCGCTGGCGACGCGGCGCTGAATGCCTGGGTCGCGATCGCGGTCGGCATTGCGATGCACCGCTTCTCGGTCAACCGGCGCGAGGCCTTGCAGCGCTTGCAGAAGCTGGCGCAGCAAGGTGGCCTGACGCTGGAGGAGCAAAGCCGGCGGTTTGTCGAGGCGCTCGAGATGTTGAGCGCCCCGGGCGGGCTCGGCTGA